A segment of the Rhodothermus sp. genome:
GCCAACGCAGATGTACCTGCTTGATCTGGTGATAGTGAAACAGCGTAACCCCCAGAAAAAGCAGCGTTACCCCGAAAAAGCAGACCGGCAAAACGCCGTGTAGCGTGCGCAGAAGTTCAGCCGTTACATTCATGGTGCTGCCACGTCGGGGAACGCGTAGATGGGGAAAGCTACGCGTTGCCGGCCGTTACGGTTTCGACGCGGATACGGAGTGCGACCAGCATCTCCAGGACCAGAAAGCCCAACGCCAGCCCCAAAAAGACGTTCCAGAGTTCCATGCCCACCTGAGTCCGCTGAAGGGCCTCGGCGACGACCTGAGACGAAGCCTCGGGAATCTCCAACAGGGTGACCGTCAGGCCAGTCTGTTTCTGCAGTCGGCGGACGGCTTCTTCGGCGGTGGCCGGACGCAGATCCGATTCCTCAACAGCCGGATTGACGGCTATATGCCGCATCGTCTGCTCTCCGGCCCGCAGCGCATAGATGCCGGGTTGAGCCGGTCCGGGTTCGAAGCGTGCCCAGCGCGTTCCTCCCTGACGTTCAGGCTCGGCCCGGTAGATCTGGCCTTCGGGCCCCACCAGCTCCGGCACGGCTTCTACCGGAAAATCCCACAGACGTACACGGGCTGGGCGACCGGCTTCCAGCGTCTGCGGCATTTCCGTATCCCTACCTGATAGATAAAACACGGCGCGGTAGAGCAGCGGGACAAAAAGTCCCCGCAGCGGGAACTCGCTCCAGGCCGGGTCAGGCGCGACCATCCAGAGCAGCACACGCCCTTGGCCATGTCGCACCTCCTGTAGCAATGGCAATCCGTTGCTGAGTCGAATCAGGGTCTGCTCGTCGCCTGTACCCGGAGCATAGTTCAGGGCAAAAAAGACGGCCGGACGCTCCGCCCGTACCTCCCGCTGACCGGCCAGCTGGACGAACACTCCCTCAAACAGCGGATGCGCCAGATCCATTCGATCGAACGTGGCGATCGGGATTGTGCCGTTCCAGGTGCCAACCAATCCCTGCACATATCCGGCTCCCAGCCGCTCCAGCAGGTGCTGGTAGTCTTCCAGACGACTGTCGGCTCCGGGGAAAAGTAGCAGGCCTCCCCCCTCAGCCACGTAACGCGCCAGCATTGCTATCTCGCCACTCGAAAGGTCATGCAGGCCTACCAGCATCACCGCGTCGTAATTCTCCAGGCTGGTCGCCGGCAATGCTGGCTCTTCGATGCGAGCAATCTCAAAGCGCACACGCTCCTGCCGAATCTCCGGGGAGAGGGCCAACTCCAGATAGTCAGTCCTGGCCTGCTCGCCGACTACCAATAGCAACCGCCTAACCTCAGGCACATGCAGCACCAAATAACGCGCATTATCTTCGAGCAGAGCATCAGGCTGCAGCAATGCTACAACACCCGGTATCCATCCGCGCCGCATTGGGGTGGTCGAAAACGTAACGCGAACTCTACCCCCGGGAGGTAAATCAGCAGACGCCTGCGCCACCCGCTGCGCATCAAGCGTAAGGGTTGCCACCACCCCTTTGATGGCAGCCGTTCCGAAATTGGCCAACGTGGCTTCGATCTGCACTGGCTGCCCCTGCTCAATGATACGACTGACAATCCGCACATCGGTAATGGCCAGGTTGGCCGGCGTCTGTCCGCCCACAGGAATAAGTAGCGTAGGTAGCGGTGCGGGAACAGCTTGAACCAACGAATCGACCAGCATCGAGGCCTGCAGGTCACTGATAGCATAGAGGACCGCCGGGGCCTGCATTTGCTGCACGCAGGTGTATGCTTCTTGCAGGGCGGCTGCAAGTGTTCGGGCACCGTGTCGTACCGTAAGCATGGACAGTTGCTCTTCGGCCACGCTACGTGGCACCGGCTCTGGCGTCCCCAAGGGACCGGCGACCGGTACCACACAGATGCGGGCATCCGCATCGAGCTGCGCCAGAATTCCGGCAGCTATGGCCCGCGCTTGCGTCCAGTAAGCCCCTTCCGCATCACGTACGGCCATCGATAGGGAATTGTCCACCACCAATCCCACCACCGCAATCTGCCCGCCTCCGACCCAGGAGGCCAGCGGTCCCCGAAACACCGGACGCGCAAAAGCCAGCACAAGACAGATCAGCGCCAGCGTGCGTAGTAGTAGCAACAGCCATTGCCGAATGCGGAGTCGCTGCAGGGCCGTCTGCTGCAATTCCTTTAGAAAGATCAGCGAACTGAACGCTACCTGCTGCGGCCGCCGAAAATGAAACAGGTGCACCAGAATCGGGATAGCCGCCGCTGCAAGGGCCAGCAATGCCAGCGGATTTAAAAACGTCATGAGCAGCCTGCCACCATCATTCCTCCAAGCACCGAACCCCAGCCGCTCTGTTCCGTTCCACCTATTCCCAGGCAAAATATACCTCGGCCCCTCGCTCGCCAGGCATAAAACGAAGCCGAAAACGATCGCCTGCCCGTGGGGTCCACACATAGGGCCAGTTTTCGCAACGTCCGGCCTGGCAGATCAGTCGGTCTCCGTGGTAGATCTGTAAGCCCAGATACAACAGATCCCCCTTGCGTCCGCTCAGATCACACATGACCTCACGTTCGGCTTTTCCGAACCTCCAGCGAGCCACCGGAAACTGCAAGGGCAATGCGCCTTCGTCAAAGAGTCCGGACACCAGCGCCCCTTTGAGCTGGCGCACAACAGCTGGCGTGACCGTCTCATCGGCCACCGCTTCGGTCCAGGTCAGCCCTCCCATCAGCACAGCTCGATCTGGTAGCACAAGCCGTGGCCGGAAACGCAGCGCTTCAAGCACATGCACGTCTTCGTCGTACAGCAAAGGGCCAAAAAATTCATGCACCAGCACGTCCACCGACTCTTCTGGCTCGAAATCCTGAATGGGCTGATGCACGCACACCACCTCCGGATAGGCTGCCAGTCGTTCTGCTGCCAGCGCATACAGATACGGATTGGCCTCGACGGCATAGACGCGCCGAGCTCCCAGCCGAACCATTACTTCGGCAAAGTATCCCATGCCGCAACCGGCATCTACGCATACAGCCCCAGCGATAGCTTGGCGATGCGCTCGCAGCAGTCGCAGATAGGCCTGCGTGCGCGCCCGGTCATCATAAATGCTCACGAAGGTCAGCAAATCATCCAGCGCTGCAAACGTGGCTTCAGGCAGGACGTTGAGAATGTCCATAGGATCAACCAAAAACTTTCTTCAAAGCCGGAAGATACGGTGCGGTCGATACGCTCAGAAATGCGCGTCCACGTAGGTATGTAGCATTTCGCGGTTTTGCTCAAGGGTTTGCCAGACCGCTTCGGCGGATGGATAGCTAAAGAGCTGAGCCGTCAGCTCCCAATCGGCCTCCAGCGGTGCCTCTTCATCGCGAGATGGTTCGTCGAAACCGTAGTCCAGCCACGTTGCTCCCATGCTGGCCACCCGTAGCAGGGCGCCAGGTGTTGCCGCTACACCGTCGCCCTGCCCTTCACCATAGAGATCCATCAGGGCCCGAAATAATGGCTCCGGCAACTTCATGTGCAATGCCAGAGCCTGCGTAATGGTCTGCAGACTGTAGCCGAAGACGACTTCTTCCTCTTCGGGCGTGCGCAGCCCGGCACCGAGCTGAAAGGCCGCCAGCGCTACCTCAGGCTTGTTGTAGAGCAACAAGAGCTTACCAAAATCGTGCAGTAGTCCGGCTACATAGGCAGACTCCAGACGCCAGTCACCGGCTTCCGGTGCCTGCTGAATAAGCAGACGCGCCAGGTAGGCCGTGGCTACACAGTGACGCACCAGGTTTAAAAACGGTGCAGCCGTCCGGGCATCAAAAGCACTTTTCATCGACAGCACCCCCATGCTCATAACCATGCCGACAACGGCCGGCGGCCCCAGCACAACGATAGCGTGGCGTACGTCACCGACTCGTCCGCGAAGTCCGTAATAGGCCGAATTGACTACACGGAGCAGACGTGCCACGGCGGCCGGATCGTGTCGCAGCATGGCTTCCACCTCATCCGGGTCAGGAGGCTCTGGCCGCTCCATCAGCTGGATAGCTTCCAGAAGCGTCTGCGGAAGCGGTGGACACTCCAGCTCCAGATCCGTCAACGTCAGAATATGCTCAGAAGGGTTGAGGAAATCCGAGGTCATGAACGCGCTGCGCTGGTACTACTACACGGTCTGTAATTATCGCCCCAAACCACCCGTTCTTAAACAATTTTTTAAAATGTGTAAGTCCCATGGACGCACAGGTATCCAGACAGCTGTCCAATTTTCCAATTTTGTGCGCCTGTACTTACGGCGCATATACTTAACCAACTTGCTGTCCCGTTGCTTCATGTTTTCTATGGTGCCCATTGCCTCCGACCGACTGAATTCTGGAACGCACTCTAATTCAGGGCCTGCGCGCTCGTGAACTCCATGAGCGCACTGCTTGCCTCCTGCACAAGAGGGAAACCTGGAAATTCGTCGGCCAGCCGACGATTCTCGCCATACTGAGCTGACTGTGCTGCGCCAGCAACCATCGGAGTAGCCCCTGCGTTAAGCGTTCATCGCCAGCCTTCCGAACGCCATGCTGTCTCTACTGCTCAGCCTGGGCATGCTCATAAGTATGCCTACCGTCCCCGACACCTTCCTGCTACGCGTGATCAGCTACAACCTGCGCTTCGACAATCCAGCCGACGGCCCCAATGCCTGGCCGCATCGCATCGACCGCATTGCCGCCTTTGTGCGCTTTTTCGAACCAGATGTGCTTGGTGTGCAGGAAGCGCTACGCTCCATGCTCGACAGCCTGCAGGTCCGACTGCCAGACTATCGATGGGTCGGTGTAGGACGCACCGACGGCCGTAATGGTGGCGAATTCAGCGCTATCTTTTACCGAACAAACCGCCTTGAGCTCCTCGAAAGCGACACGTTCTGGCTCTCGCCTACTCCAGAAGTACCTGGCAGCAAAGGATGGGATGCTGCACACGAACGCATCTGCACCTGGGCCTACTTTCGTGATCGCCGAAGTGGCCAGACGTTTTTCGTCTTCAACACCCACTTCGACCATGAAGGAAGTCAGGCCCGCCTCGAAAGTGCCCGTCTGTTACATCGTGTGATTGCCGAACGCGCCCGCACGGCCCCGGTCTTGCTCACCGGGGACTTCAACACCACCGAAAATACCCCACCCTATCAGACGCTCACCTCCGGTGGCCTGCTGCATGATGCACTTTACCGCGCCGAAAACGGACACTATGGCCCCCGTACGACCTGGAATGGCTTCAAGCGACTCATACCCGACCAGCGCATCGACTTTATTTTCGTGAGTGCTAACGTACGCGTACTACACCACGCCATCCTGGTCGACCTGGACGAACAGGGCCGCTTTGCTTCCGATCACCTGCCCGTCGTAGCCGATGTGCTACTGTCTGGCAGACACAGTCGCTACTGAACTGTTCCCGGGAACCCAGATCTGCTGTCGGTACCACCGCTCCTGTTGAAACCTTGCCCAGAA
Coding sequences within it:
- a CDS encoding BatA domain-containing protein, which produces MTFLNPLALLALAAAAIPILVHLFHFRRPQQVAFSSLIFLKELQQTALQRLRIRQWLLLLLRTLALICLVLAFARPVFRGPLASWVGGGQIAVVGLVVDNSLSMAVRDAEGAYWTQARAIAAGILAQLDADARICVVPVAGPLGTPEPVPRSVAEEQLSMLTVRHGARTLAAALQEAYTCVQQMQAPAVLYAISDLQASMLVDSLVQAVPAPLPTLLIPVGGQTPANLAITDVRIVSRIIEQGQPVQIEATLANFGTAAIKGVVATLTLDAQRVAQASADLPPGGRVRVTFSTTPMRRGWIPGVVALLQPDALLEDNARYLVLHVPEVRRLLLVVGEQARTDYLELALSPEIRQERVRFEIARIEEPALPATSLENYDAVMLVGLHDLSSGEIAMLARYVAEGGGLLLFPGADSRLEDYQHLLERLGAGYVQGLVGTWNGTIPIATFDRMDLAHPLFEGVFVQLAGQREVRAERPAVFFALNYAPGTGDEQTLIRLSNGLPLLQEVRHGQGRVLLWMVAPDPAWSEFPLRGLFVPLLYRAVFYLSGRDTEMPQTLEAGRPARVRLWDFPVEAVPELVGPEGQIYRAEPERQGGTRWARFEPGPAQPGIYALRAGEQTMRHIAVNPAVEESDLRPATAEEAVRRLQKQTGLTVTLLEIPEASSQVVAEALQRTQVGMELWNVFLGLALGFLVLEMLVALRIRVETVTAGNA
- a CDS encoding class I SAM-dependent methyltransferase, whose translation is MDILNVLPEATFAALDDLLTFVSIYDDRARTQAYLRLLRAHRQAIAGAVCVDAGCGMGYFAEVMVRLGARRVYAVEANPYLYALAAERLAAYPEVVCVHQPIQDFEPEESVDVLVHEFFGPLLYDEDVHVLEALRFRPRLVLPDRAVLMGGLTWTEAVADETVTPAVVRQLKGALVSGLFDEGALPLQFPVARWRFGKAEREVMCDLSGRKGDLLYLGLQIYHGDRLICQAGRCENWPYVWTPRAGDRFRLRFMPGERGAEVYFAWE
- a CDS encoding HDOD domain-containing protein yields the protein MTSDFLNPSEHILTLTDLELECPPLPQTLLEAIQLMERPEPPDPDEVEAMLRHDPAAVARLLRVVNSAYYGLRGRVGDVRHAIVVLGPPAVVGMVMSMGVLSMKSAFDARTAAPFLNLVRHCVATAYLARLLIQQAPEAGDWRLESAYVAGLLHDFGKLLLLYNKPEVALAAFQLGAGLRTPEEEEVVFGYSLQTITQALALHMKLPEPLFRALMDLYGEGQGDGVAATPGALLRVASMGATWLDYGFDEPSRDEEAPLEADWELTAQLFSYPSAEAVWQTLEQNREMLHTYVDAHF
- a CDS encoding endonuclease/exonuclease/phosphatase family protein; protein product: MLSLLLSLGMLISMPTVPDTFLLRVISYNLRFDNPADGPNAWPHRIDRIAAFVRFFEPDVLGVQEALRSMLDSLQVRLPDYRWVGVGRTDGRNGGEFSAIFYRTNRLELLESDTFWLSPTPEVPGSKGWDAAHERICTWAYFRDRRSGQTFFVFNTHFDHEGSQARLESARLLHRVIAERARTAPVLLTGDFNTTENTPPYQTLTSGGLLHDALYRAENGHYGPRTTWNGFKRLIPDQRIDFIFVSANVRVLHHAILVDLDEQGRFASDHLPVVADVLLSGRHSRY